In one window of Zingiber officinale cultivar Zhangliang chromosome 11A, Zo_v1.1, whole genome shotgun sequence DNA:
- the LOC122032835 gene encoding cinnamoyl-CoA reductase 1-like, producing MDPAAEKKRMCVTGAGGFIASWLVKLLLSKGYVVHGTIRDPTDPKNAHLKELHPTATENLHLFKVDLLDYESVASAIEGCEGVFHLASPVPSIRVPNPEVDVIEPAVTGTLNVLKACSEAKVQRLVVVSSVAAVVVSPDAMDKISDEGAWSDAEYCRKTENWYCLSKTLAEHEALNYGEKHGLDVVTVCPAYVIGPLLQPTLNASSMVLINMLNGTHNSMDNILYYFVDVRDVADALFLVYEKPEASGRYICGPCEVKLSDLIHMLRSLYPNYKYPEKFTEAKGFTLHSEKLEKLGWRYRTLKESLIDSIEFYRNAGLIDNA from the exons ATGGATCCGGCggcagagaagaagaggatgtgcGTGACCGGAGCCGGAGGCTTCATCGCCTCCTGGCTGGTGAAGCTGCTGCTCTCCAAGGGATACGTCGTCCACGGCACCATCAGAGACCCGA CTGATCCCAAGAATGCTCATCTAAAAGAACTGCACCCCACAGCCACAGAGAACCTTCATTTGTTTAAGGTCGATTTACTCGACTACGAGTCTGTTGCCTCGGCGATTGAAGGATGTGAAGGGGTGTTCCATCTTGCCAGCCCTGTCCCTTCTATCAGAGTGCCTAATCCAGAG GTAGATGTCATTGAACCCGCTGTTACAGGCACTTTGAATGTTCTCAAGGCATGCTCTGAAGCAAAAGTTCAGCGATTGGTAGTGGTTTCATCCGTTGCTGCAGTCGTAGTGAGTCCAGATGCAATGGATAAGATCTCGGACGAGGGCGCATGGTCCGATGCTGAATATTGTCGGAAAACCGAG AATTGGTACTGTCTTTCAAAAACACTAGCAGAGCATGAGGCACTGAACTATGGCGAGAAGCATGGACTCGATGTTGTGACTGTTTGTCCAGCTTATGTCATCGGACCGTTGCTCCAACCCACTTTGAATGCTAGCAGCATGGTTCTCATCAATATGCTGAATG GTACCCACAACTCCATGGACAACATATTATACTATTTTGTGGATGTTCGGGACGTAGCTGATGCACTATTTCTGGTCTACGAGAAACCAGAAGCATCAGGGCGATATATCTGTGGACCTTGTGAAGTGAAACTCTCTGATTtaatacatatgctaaggagctTATACCCAAATTACAAATATCCTGAAAA ATTCACAGAAGCAAAGGGTTTCACACTGCATTCAGAGAAGCTGGAGAAGTTAGGGTGGAGATATAGAACGCTGAAGGAAAGCCTCATTGATAGCATTGAATTTTATCGAAATGCCGGTCTTATAGACAATGCTTAA